A window of the Pseudobacteriovorax antillogorgiicola genome harbors these coding sequences:
- a CDS encoding type II secretion system protein GspG, translated as MSLKNYHKQLTSKSQSGMSIIEILIVIALMGTVMALLVTNLTGTQEEANKDLTKLAIGKLEKGLELYRVHMMRYPREPEGLEVLLNSSHRKWRGPYSTEDSLYDPFGNKFVYKIENGKPIVFSVGLDGIVDTEDDIYRDDDAVDDEPVSFEMEVPTEGQDSH; from the coding sequence ATGAGCCTAAAGAACTACCACAAACAACTAACATCAAAATCTCAGTCAGGAATGTCGATCATTGAAATCCTAATTGTTATCGCCCTTATGGGAACAGTGATGGCTCTCTTAGTAACCAACCTGACAGGCACCCAGGAAGAAGCCAACAAAGACCTCACCAAACTTGCCATAGGCAAGCTTGAGAAAGGCTTAGAACTGTATCGTGTTCACATGATGCGCTACCCTCGCGAACCTGAAGGCTTGGAAGTCTTACTAAATTCAAGTCACCGCAAGTGGCGAGGACCTTATAGTACAGAAGATTCATTGTACGATCCGTTTGGCAACAAGTTCGTTTATAAGATTGAGAACGGCAAGCCTATCGTTTTTTCTGTTGGCCTTGATGGCATTGTTGATACTGAGGATGATATTTATCGAGACGATGATGCGGTTGACGACGAGCCTGTCTCCTTCGAAATGGAAGTTCCTACTGAGGGGCAAGATTCTCATTAA
- a CDS encoding DUF4423 domain-containing protein: MSVFSGFCYRKILKMLVERSKQSSQSLTFQQLAESARIPKSYLSKVMNHKAELSHDQLYLICKHLPISKFHKDYLHLLLEYDRSSIEERRKELFKKIKDRQKQMRRTEDYLRLGDGPLDEKDQAKYYLDPIHQIVHICLDIPWFRQDYRRLATHLHLSCERLDRIMDNLDEMKLVHVDGCKTELLVKNLHLSKNSQFYRPWINQIQQLSRHKILSHDLSDNYSFSAIFCSDANSQIEIQERFLEFLKATESKVIDAKPERTMQMNFELLTWAQESGGSKDL, encoded by the coding sequence ATGAGCGTGTTTTCAGGTTTTTGCTATCGAAAAATTTTAAAGATGTTAGTGGAGCGAAGCAAACAGAGTTCGCAATCTCTCACGTTTCAGCAGCTAGCGGAATCAGCTCGTATTCCGAAATCCTATCTGTCAAAGGTTATGAATCACAAGGCAGAACTGAGTCATGATCAGCTTTACTTGATTTGTAAACACCTTCCTATTTCGAAGTTCCATAAAGATTACTTACATTTACTTCTGGAGTACGATCGTTCTTCAATAGAAGAACGCCGAAAGGAGTTATTTAAAAAGATTAAGGATCGGCAGAAACAAATGAGGCGAACAGAGGACTATCTGCGCCTCGGCGATGGCCCTCTTGACGAGAAGGATCAAGCCAAATACTACCTTGATCCCATCCACCAGATTGTTCACATCTGCCTTGATATACCTTGGTTTCGCCAAGATTATAGAAGACTGGCAACACATCTTCATTTAAGTTGTGAGCGATTAGATAGGATCATGGATAATCTAGACGAGATGAAGTTGGTGCATGTGGATGGTTGTAAGACAGAATTGCTTGTAAAAAATCTACACCTTTCAAAAAATTCACAATTCTATCGACCTTGGATCAATCAGATTCAACAGCTCAGCAGACATAAGATCCTTTCTCACGACCTAAGTGACAATTATTCATTCTCCGCGATATTCTGTTCTGATGCCAACAGTCAGATAGAAATTCAGGAAAGGTTTTTAGAGTTTTTGAAAGCAACAGAGTCAAAGGTCATCGACGCCAAGCCTGAACGGACCATGCAGATGAATTTTGAGCTATTAACTTGGGCTCAGGAGAGTGGGGGCAGCAAGGATCTCTAA